From Osmerus eperlanus chromosome 16, fOsmEpe2.1, whole genome shotgun sequence:
AGAAGATTTACCATCATAGCCTCCGCAGACATATATATGACCATCCACAACAACTGTTCCCATTGCACTGCATTTaaaaagaggagaaaggagatcaTGGATGGAGACAAATAAAGGTACATTTGCTGACACGCTTTTATAAATCAAATTGGATCAAATCACTCAACCTTTGACCTATGATGTTATAGGCATATAAGTTAACAGAGAGGTCATCAGTGAGCAATGCTCTCTCTAGATTGGGTGAGGTTATCAAGCAGGAGAAAAAGCTGTGCACTGACTTGCACAGCTAAATGGGTGTGAAGTGTGGAAGTCAAGATCTGGTTCACAGAAACATCTTACCTTCGTTGGCTATTCATGCTGGCAACACGTGTCCATGTGTCAGTTTCTGGGTTGTAGACCTCCACAGTGCTCAGCCGGGACTGACCATCATATCCTCCAATAGCATAAAGCAAGCCGTTCACAACTGCTACACCTACTCGACTTCGTGACGTTTTCATTGGCTGACATCGTTCCCAGCAATTTCCAATGGGGTCAAACACTTCAACTACATTCAATGAATCACctgggtaaaaaaaaacaactattttcatatatttgaTGCCTCTGTTTAAAAACATGGTTGAACAGTCTTAACATTATCATAACATGGGGACTGGAAATTCTCTTCCCAGTTCCCAGATAATGTATATCCAAATCAATTAATTTTCACCTGCAGTATTGAGTCCGCCTACGGCATAAATTAACCCTGCAATAGAGGTGCAGCATCTTTGCCGTGTCTTAAAGGGTGGAAGATGAGGTCGCCGCTCTGGCATGAGGTGAAAATCTTTTGCCTCATCAACAAGATCCCTGTTAGAGAAACAAAAAGGTTGTGAGTTACATTTTCCTCTGCATCTATCCAGCAAGAGACCATCAGTCAAAAGAAATGGCACCCTCTCGCTGTTCACAGTGAACCAATCAACAAACAGACTAACTTCCTCAAATATATTATACTATAATGTACCCTTTAAAATGCTATTAGATAAACACTGGATACGTTTTGGGTTATGGATGCAATATGACACTGTCAAGCTCTTGCTCAGGTTGTTTTATGCCTACTAATCTTTTTTTGTATGCCTACTACGTAGAATGTCACTGTTTGGAATGACCTTGTGTTAAACTGTTCACTTTGAAGGTTAATCACCTGCATTTGTGGCAGGAGCGCACCAACTCATCTTGCTGGACCCGGTCAGCCAGGAACTGGGGTCGACAAAGAGGCAGCCGGGTCTTGCAGAGCAGTTCTGGCAACAGagaccccctctccacacaTTCATGACGTACCCATGCTAGAACGGCTTCAAACACCTTTGGATAGGGAACAGAAGCTTTGGTTGAAACATGTTTTACAAAACGGCATCTCAAGAGCATTTGTCCTGAAAAAGCTTTGCAATTCCTGTATGGCTCCATTACTTGCCTGCTCCTCTGCTTTGATATTCAGCTCGTCACAGCCTACCAACTCCAACAGTTCCTCTGGCCGGAGACAAAGGAACTCCTCTGACATGGACACGTCCACAAAATGCTGGTGAACAAAACTGTTGGCTGTGTCATACAGTGTGGTGCACATCATGGTTTCTGCGAATTGCCGTACTCCAAGACAGTTCTTAGGATGAAGTCTGCAAAACAGCAGAGGTATGAAGTGAAAAAGACTGGCACACTTAAGGTCTCTTCCCACAAAGCCGATGGTCAGCCAATAACTGAAGAGGAACCAAAGACTGATGGGCATTGCATTGGTGTCCAGTCAGTACAAACGTGTTGGCATGTTTGCCCAATTCAACTGCTTAAATCTCAAGCCTAATATAGGTCTAATATATCCTGAATCAAAGTGTGGCAGAATTTGTCAGTAAGAATTAAGAGCTATGTATAAACCTGTAATAAAAATGCTTGGTTCTCAGATAATTTTGACAAAATCATTTAAGACTTAAATGTTGCTAGGGCCAAAGTATTCACATTATTGTATATTAACATATGTTTTGTCTTGGTCAACTCACCTCTCTTGTaggaaagagcagcaagcaTCCTTAACATTTTGGAGCTGCAGGAAGCTGGCTCCAATCAGGAGGACTTGGACATTCTGTTGGTCAATGGCTACATGCCCATTATATGCAAAGTTGATTAGAGCTTCTAGGGCACTGCAAAATACCAAATAAAACAAGTGGTAAGTAATCCAAATgctattatattattataattatttgagCCAGGTATGGATCAAATTGCAGCAAAACAGATCATTAGCATGGTTGACATGTCCTGTGTCAGTGTATATTTTGTTATATTATTTGTCCATTATTGCCACTGTGTGACTGATATTTCGAGTCACTTTATTTTTTTGTAACTTTTTGTTTCAGTCATTTTAGGTTGACTACATTTCTGATCATAATGTGAGTGTAATTCAAGTCAgtgattttttctttctttcttataaCATGAAAACACCAACTATGTTGCATACAGTATGCAACCCTTCTCAACTCTTACCATAATTGATGGTATTCAAATACTGCAGATAAgagaaaatatgtttatttatGACTGCAGGCGTAGCTATTGTCAGTGATGGGGTTTGACTGATTAATAAAACGTTAATTAAGGGATTTAGTTTGGTCAGATTGTCGACAtcttatataaaaaaaaaaaaaatgaacgtTTACATTTTTCTAATATTAGGAGCAGCCAATAAGGTTAATGACATTGGATATCATATTAGATACTACAATCAGAAAGACCCCTGTATTACAGTAATCCATAATATTTTGAATTAGATAACAATTTTATCTTTAACTGCAGTGTGTAGTAAAAGGAATTATGATTAGGCTAAATATAATTGACAAGGCATCAACCTGCTTAAATGTATTGACCACTTATAATTTGTTGATATTATACAGTACAGTGTACTACTGGTAATATTCGATTATGAATGCCATTATTGTCACTAAAACATGGCTCGCGTTGGGAATCCTTTAGTAGCACCATACTACCACTATTGTATTTCCAAGTGAGGGCCTCCACTGCATTTCAATGGAATGTTACATTGAACCATTTAGTAAACAGGGGATTTACCTAGGGTCCATTCCTTGCATGACAATCTCATCTTGCTTGCACTCTACCATGTCATTGGTGAACATAGCATGAAAGTATGGGATGGAAGCAGCAAGCACAATCCGGTGGGCGCTGAACTTGTGGTCTCCAATCTGTAATACATAAGCAGATCTCAGCCAATGATGTGACAAATCTGGTACAGCAGGATTAAACCATGAGGATGTGAGGGTTAGGATTAAACCTTGGGACAAAAGACCTTGGGATAAAAGTTCCCCTAAGCGTCTTTAGAATCACACTGTGGGCACATCCTCTGGTGACGCACACAAAAGGGGAAATGACACAAGGCCTATTATTTAAACAAAAATTCTGTAATGTAATCTACTATCTAGCCTTATTTGCACAAACTGCAGCACTACCCTGTCAAGCAAATTTGTaacctgtttgtgtgttctaTAATGTTCCATACAGGCAAATTAATGCTGAAGCACGCATCAAATGTCTGATGGAGATGCAAAGAcagccactgcccccccccccccccccccccacaagttAACTTGGCACTGTGTGAGAGATACCTGCTGTGACCAGAATCGCTTTGATAGGCTTGTGACATACTAACTGTAACGGTATAGTGCTGAGTAAGAATGTAAGCTACTGTATGGTTTAGAAGCAGCTTAATGCTGATTAGTATAACTGCACCTCCACAGAGGGCAAGGGTAAAGTGAACATCACATGACATCACTTTCATTTGGCAAAAACGGAAAATCAAGTTTAAAAACACTAGAAACCAAATACTTCACCAATATAGTCTGATTACGTTTTAAAGGCAGCATTGTCTGGTGTGTCTAGCTTGGGTCCTTTACTAGTGTGTCTGCCATCTGTTGCTCACAGACCCTAGTAAAGAACTGAATTAGCTCAAGCTTGCTTGATTATCAGCTAGTTCGCTACTGCTTGTTAAAATAGCCAAAAGAGAGTGCAAAGAAACATGTTGGTAATAATTGCTACACTATTTCTAAAAGTGCTTATAAAACATTGTGGTGAGTACAATACAGCAGTTGCTACGGTATTACCTAGCTAATTACATCACAGTTGCAAGACTACAAGCTATGCTAGCTATAGGCTAGCTAATTGAGACTTCTAATTGCCCTGTCAACGTCAGGCTAGAGTAGTTCACGTTGACATTCATTCTTGTTAGCTAGCTCCAGCTGGCTACAGTATGACATTTCAACATCAACTGCAATGAAAATAACAAGGTCTAAATCACAGCATGGTATGACATCGGTAAAGTACTCAAAACCAGTTTATACTTGTAACCCATATCCACTGTACTAGCTAGCCCGGCCGCGCACAATCAATTTCGATTGTACTGTCTGTAGATAGAGCTAGCCGAGTTAGCAAGAATAATGCTGCTAGCTTTGCCCCTGATATAACGTTACCTTAAGGGTGACATCGCACAGTTTCCCTTGTCTTCTTATCTCCTCCATAACAGAATATCCCCGACCTGGCAAATCGTGGACCGAAAAATGCATCaaatcttccagttcctcataTATCATGTCA
This genomic window contains:
- the klhl18 gene encoding kelch-like protein 18 gives rise to the protein MTMGDMIYEELEDLMHFSVHDLPGRGYSVMEEIRRQGKLCDVTLKIGDHKFSAHRIVLAASIPYFHAMFTNDMVECKQDEIVMQGMDPSALEALINFAYNGHVAIDQQNVQVLLIGASFLQLQNVKDACCSFLQERLHPKNCLGVRQFAETMMCTTLYDTANSFVHQHFVDVSMSEEFLCLRPEELLELVGCDELNIKAEEQVFEAVLAWVRHECVERGSLLPELLCKTRLPLCRPQFLADRVQQDELVRSCHKCRDLVDEAKDFHLMPERRPHLPPFKTRQRCCTSIAGLIYAVGGLNTAGDSLNVVEVFDPIGNCWERCQPMKTSRSRVGVAVVNGLLYAIGGYDGQSRLSTVEVYNPETDTWTRVASMNSQRSAMGTVVVDGHIYVCGGYDGKSSLNSVEFYSPETDRWTVVTEMNASRSAAGVTVFDGRIFVSGGHDGLQIFNTVEFYNHHTALWHPVAGMMNKRCRHGAAALGSHLYVAGGYDGSGFLSGAEVYSSVADQWSHLVSMNTRRSRVSLVANCGRLYAVGGYDGQSNLSSIEMYDPESNRWTFMAPMVSHEGGVGVGCIPLQPA